A single window of Selenomonas sputigena DNA harbors:
- a CDS encoding DUF2190 family protein, translating into MAKAEYIQRGDNIDYTAAANIAYMEVVPLAARIGVALAEIPKDETGAVTLVGAFRFPAATGKIDVGAEVYWDKTQNVIVGASGASTVRAGHLIAPKAQADTTALVRIG; encoded by the coding sequence ATGGCAAAAGCAGAATACATCCAGCGCGGCGACAACATCGACTACACGGCGGCGGCAAATATCGCCTACATGGAGGTCGTGCCGCTCGCCGCACGCATCGGCGTCGCTCTCGCCGAGATTCCGAAGGACGAGACAGGCGCGGTCACGCTCGTGGGGGCGTTTCGCTTTCCCGCAGCAACAGGCAAGATTGACGTTGGTGCGGAAGTCTACTGGGATAAGACGCAGAACGTCATTGTCGGCGCGTCGGGGGCGTCTACGGTGCGCGCGGGCCATCTGATTGCGCCGAAGGCACAGGCGGACACGACGGCGCTCGTCCGCATCGGCTGA